Below is a genomic region from Trueperaceae bacterium.
CCGCCTGCATGTGGGCCGAGTCGTCCTTGAGACGGTCGTCGTCTATCACGTGCGCCAGCACCAGCTCCGAGCCCGACTCGGCGAGGCCGACGGCGAACTCCCACGCGGCCGTGGACGCGGCGCCGAAGTCGGTGGCCACCAGGACGCGGTTGAGCGACTGGGCGGTGGCCTCCTCGCGGACGGTGATCACCGGCACGTCGGCGCGGCGCACGAACCGGCCCGCCACCCCGCCGAGGAAGACGCTGTCGAAGCGGTTGGCGCCGTGGGCCCCCATCACGACCAGGTCGAAGCGGCCTTGCATGGCCAGCAGCTCCTCGACGGGGTTCCCCCAGACCAGCTCGCAGGTGGCGTCCGGGCTGGCGAGATGGGAGAGCATGCCGCGCAGGCGCTCGACCTCCTCGTGACGGCCCTCGTCGGCGCGTCGACTCAGCTCCGGGTTCAGGCTGTCGAGCTGTGACCTGAAGCGGGCGCCATCCGACTCGAAGCGTTGTTGCACGTGCACCACGTGCAGGCTGCCGTTCGTCCGGCGCCGCACGTCGCGCGCCACGGCAAGCGCCAACTGCGCCGGCTGCGAGAAGTCGGTCGGGTGCAGGATCCGCATGCTTACCTCCTGGCGTGAGCCGGTCTCATCATACGGGCAGGAGCGGCGAGCGCCGCGGCCGGCCGACGCCGCCCCGCTGTAGGTGGAACTCCGACGCGCCCGTAGGACCGCCGCCGTGCCGCGCCCCGCCGGGGTCACGTACTCTATGGATGGGCGGCCCCGCCCACTGGAGGTAGAGCATGTACCGGAAGATCCTGATGCCGACCGACGGCAGCGCGAGCTCGGACCTGGCCACGAAGCAGGGCCTGGAGCTCGCCAAGCGACTCGGCGCCGAGGTGACGTTCCTGCACGTCCTAGAGAACCCCCTCACGGCCGGCTACGCCACCCCGGAGACGCTGCCCTACTCCGCCCAGCTCTACCAGGATCTCCGCGCCGCCGCCGTGGACCTCCTGGCGGCGGCGCAGACTTCGGCCGAGTCGATGGGCGTGGCCGCCTCGACCAGGCTGGTCGAGAACCACGATCCCGTGCAGGCCATCCACGAGGCGGAGGCGGATCACGACCTCGTGGTGATGGGCACGCACGGCCGGCGCGGCTTCAACCGCTGGATGTTCGGCTCGGTCGCCGAGGGCGCCCTCCGGCGCTCCACCAAACCGTTCCTGCTCGTGCGCGCCCCCGACGGGGGCGAGGACTGACCCGGGGGCCCAGCGCGCCCGACCGGTGAGGAGGCAACAATGACCGCCAGCAGCAGTAGTGGTCGCGTGCGGGTGCTCGTGCCGCTCGACGGCTCGGACTTCGCCCGCCAGGTGATCCCCTACCTGATCGACGTGCTGAGGCCGACCTCGCACGCCCTGACGCTGCTCAGGGTGGCCCCGGTGCCAGAGGGCCATCACCCCGTCCCGCCCCGCCCACTGGCGTTCGAGGGCTGGTCGGCGCAGCACGGCTGGCGCGGCCAGGAGCCGCCCGTCTACTACAGCCAGGTGTACGAGGGCGCCGTGGCGAACCTCGAGGTCGAGCTGCTCGACGAGGCGCGGCGCCTGGCGGCGGCGGGCTTCGACGTGACGCCGGAGGTGCGCTTCGGCGAGGCGGTCCCGGAGATCGTGGCGGTGGTGGAGGCGGGCGGCGTCGACATGGTGGTCATGGCCACCCACGGGCGCTCGGGCGTCTCGCGGCTCCTGCTGGGGAGCGTGGCCCGCGCGGTGCTCGAGAACGTGCACGTCCCGGTGATGATGGTCAGGCCCCGCGCCACCCTGGCCGGCGAAGGCTTGCCGGCCCAGGAGACCGCGCTCGGCGTCACCACGGGAGAGGCCCCGGCCTGAGGTCGGCGCCTCGAGCCGGGAGAAGGCCGTGACCACCCTCCCCGCCGGCGCGAAGGACGGCGCGGAGCTCCTCCGCGCGGTGCTGCAGGCGCAGGAGCACGAGCGCGCCGCCGTCGCGGCCGCGCTGCACGAGGGGGTCGGACAGGCGCTCAAGGCCCTCGCGTTGGGCCTGCGGGGCCTCGACGTCGGCGCGAACGCGGCGGCGCGCCACCGGCTCGAGCGGCTCACGAGCGACACGCTCGAGTCCGTCAGGCACCTGGCCCTCGGCCTCAGGCCCGCCACCCTCGACGACCTCGGGCTGGCCGCGGCGCTGCGCGCCGTGGCGCGCGCGGCCGAGGCGGCCGGCGGGCCGAGCGTGAGCGTGCTGGCCGAGGTCCCGGACCGGGCCGCGTGCGCTCCCGGCGCCGCGCCCGAGGTCGAACTGGCGCTCTTCCGCGTAGCGCAGGAGGCGGTCGACAACATCGTGCGCCACGCGCGCGCTAGCGACGCCTCGATCGTCGTCACGGCACGGCGGGGCGTCTGGTACCTCGTGGTCGAGGACGACGGGGACGGCTTCGACGTGGCGACCTTGGCGCCGGGGTGCCGCATGGGTCTCGACTACGCGCGCGCCTGGCTCGTGGCGCTGGGGGGCGACCTGCGCATCGAGAGCTCGCGGGGGGGAGGAACGTCCGTGTACGGCAGGGTTCCCGTCGGCTAGCTTGATGCATGACCGCGCGCAAGATCAGGCTCATGCTGGTGGACGACCACGCGCTGGTGCGTTCGGGCGTCCGTTCCCTGCTGGAGCTTCACGACTCCGGCACCACCATGCTGGAGGTCGTGGGCGAGGCCGGGTCGGCGGAGGAGGCCCTGGCGGTGGTCGCCGCCCTCGCCCCCGACGTAGTGCTGCTCGACCTCTCCCTCCCCGGCCGAAGCGGACTCGAGGCGCTGCCGGACCTGCGTGCCGCCGCGCCGGGCGCGCGCTTCGTGGCGTTGTCGATGCACGAGGAGCCCGAGTACGTCAAGCGTTTCCTCGAGGGCGGCGGTTCCGGCTTTGTTCCCAAGACGTCGCTGGAGGCCCAGCTGGTCGACGCCATCCTGGCCGTCGCTCGGGGCGAGTACTACGTGCCCGCCAACCTGCTCGCCCAGCTGGTCCACGAGCTGGCCCACCCGGACCCGACGCGCGACGTGCAGCTGACGACGCGCGAGGAGCAGGTCGTGACGGCCATCGCCACGGGCGCCACCTATCGCGAGATCGGCACGGACCTCGGCCTGAGCGAGAAGACCGTCGCCACCTACCGCGCTCGCGCGTCGGAGAAGCTCGGGGTGCGCTCGCGCGCCGAGCTCGTCCGCTGGGCGCTCGAGCGGCGCCCACTCTGACGGCCCCGCCGTGACCGGGCGTGTAGTCGTTACCCCTACCCCGGCGTAGGCGTGCCGCGGCTGCGCCCGCTCGGGGTGGCGGGTAGCCTGAGGTCGGGCCGGGACCGGACGCGCCTGCGACGTCCGTGACAGTGACGGCCGGTAGGGGAGGGCACATGAGACTCGCTGACAAGGTAGTCCTCATCACGGGCGCCGGCTCGGGCATCGGCCGCGCCATGGCCATACGCTTCGCCGCCGAGGGCGCCAAGGTGTTCGGTGCCGATTGGCACGAGGGCGACCTCCAGGGGGTCGTCGGCGAGGTCAGGGCCGCCGGCGGTGAGATGCGCGGCCTGAAGACGGACATGGCCGACCGCGCCCAGGTGGAGGCGTGCGTGGCGGCGGCGGTGCAGGCGTACGGTCGCCTCGACGTGCTCGTCAACAACGCGGGCGTCATGGACGTGAACCAGGGCGTGGCGGAACTCGACGACGAGGTCTACCGCCGGGTCATGAGCATCAACGTCGACGGTCCGGTCTTCGCCTCGCGCGCCGCCATCCGGGCCATGGGCGACGGGGGCGGGGTCATCCTCAACACCGCCAGCGTCGCCGGCGTGGGCGGTGGGGCGGCGGGCGCTGCCTACACGGCGTCCAAGCACGCGGTGGTGGGCCTCACGAAGAACACGGCCTACGTGTACGGGCCCAAGGGGATCCGCTGCAACGCGCTCGTGGTCGGGGCCGTGGCCACCAACATCATGGCCAGCGTCGACGCCACCAAGATGGATCCTTACGGCAGTAGCCGCATGCAGCGGTACTACGGGCTGATCCCGGCGCAGCTGCAGCCGGAGGACATCGCCAACGCGGCCCTCTTCCTCGTGTCGGACGAGGCGAAGATGGTGAACGGCGCGCTCGTCGCCGCCGACGGCGGCTGGACCGCCGCCTGAGCAGGGCCGTTGGCCTGTAGCCGCTTTCACGTGGCACACGTGTCACCGACGTCACGCCCCGAGGTAACCTCGGGGCGTGACCCGCACCGTAGGCAAGGCGCAACGCCTCACGGCCCTGCGCGAGGAGCTCGAGCGCCGACCGCGCAGCGTCGTCGAGCTGGCCGAGGCGCACGGTTGCAACCGCCGCACCATCGAGCGGGACCTCGTGACCCTGGCGGAACTCATGGGCGTCGAGCTCGTGAAGGGCGCCGACCACCGTTACCACGTCCCCGGCAGGCCGACCGCCCTCAACGAGGTGGAGGCCCTGGCCGTCTACAGCGCCACCCGCCTGCTGCTCCACACGGGAGTGGGTGAGCGCCACTACCGGACCGCGCTCGAGAAGCTGGCGCGCCAGGTGCCGGAGACGGCGCGGCGGTCGCTGCTGGCCGGCGTGGACGACCTGAAGCCGGCCCCGGAGGACCGCGTGCTCGACCTGGTGGCGCAGGCGTGGTTCCAGCAGCGCGTGCTGCGCTGCACGTACGAGTCCGCCAACTCCGGCACGGTGCAGCCGCGCGACCTCCAGATCTACTTCTTCGAGCTGAACCGCCGCAACCTCGAGCCGTACGTGCTGGCCTACGACGCGACCGTGCGCAAGGGCGTCG
It encodes:
- a CDS encoding SDR family oxidoreductase, which encodes MRLADKVVLITGAGSGIGRAMAIRFAAEGAKVFGADWHEGDLQGVVGEVRAAGGEMRGLKTDMADRAQVEACVAAAVQAYGRLDVLVNNAGVMDVNQGVAELDDEVYRRVMSINVDGPVFASRAAIRAMGDGGGVILNTASVAGVGGGAAGAAYTASKHAVVGLTKNTAYVYGPKGIRCNALVVGAVATNIMASVDATKMDPYGSSRMQRYYGLIPAQLQPEDIANAALFLVSDEAKMVNGALVAADGGWTAA
- a CDS encoding response regulator transcription factor, with translation MTARKIRLMLVDDHALVRSGVRSLLELHDSGTTMLEVVGEAGSAEEALAVVAALAPDVVLLDLSLPGRSGLEALPDLRAAAPGARFVALSMHEEPEYVKRFLEGGGSGFVPKTSLEAQLVDAILAVARGEYYVPANLLAQLVHELAHPDPTRDVQLTTREEQVVTAIATGATYREIGTDLGLSEKTVATYRARASEKLGVRSRAELVRWALERRPL
- a CDS encoding universal stress protein, which codes for MRILHPTDFSQPAQLALAVARDVRRRTNGSLHVVHVQQRFESDGARFRSQLDSLNPELSRRADEGRHEEVERLRGMLSHLASPDATCELVWGNPVEELLAMQGRFDLVVMGAHGANRFDSVFLGGVAGRFVRRADVPVITVREEATAQSLNRVLVATDFGAASTAAWEFAVGLAESGSELVLAHVIDDDRLKDDSAHMQAVTSRLSDLSQGVASRLVVRAGNPVAVLPQVAQEVGAGLLAIGLRRHGSAVGLLFGSRADALIRSSPVPILSVPAGSE
- a CDS encoding universal stress protein — encoded protein: MYRKILMPTDGSASSDLATKQGLELAKRLGAEVTFLHVLENPLTAGYATPETLPYSAQLYQDLRAAAVDLLAAAQTSAESMGVAASTRLVENHDPVQAIHEAEADHDLVVMGTHGRRGFNRWMFGSVAEGALRRSTKPFLLVRAPDGGED
- a CDS encoding WYL domain-containing protein yields the protein MTRTVGKAQRLTALREELERRPRSVVELAEAHGCNRRTIERDLVTLAELMGVELVKGADHRYHVPGRPTALNEVEALAVYSATRLLLHTGVGERHYRTALEKLARQVPETARRSLLAGVDDLKPAPEDRVLDLVAQAWFQQRVLRCTYESANSGTVQPRDLQIYFFELNRRNLEPYVLAYDATVRKGVAMFKLARMSQVSLRQETYEIPAGFDPMAELGAAFGIVVGEEIEIVLHVSERVARRMGENFDRNLRVAGEVGPDRWAVHVTGTVDSHGQPLELLPWLLSWGASVEVVEPDHVRQRVQDELRRALTAYGGAG
- a CDS encoding universal stress protein → MTASSSSGRVRVLVPLDGSDFARQVIPYLIDVLRPTSHALTLLRVAPVPEGHHPVPPRPLAFEGWSAQHGWRGQEPPVYYSQVYEGAVANLEVELLDEARRLAAAGFDVTPEVRFGEAVPEIVAVVEAGGVDMVVMATHGRSGVSRLLLGSVARAVLENVHVPVMMVRPRATLAGEGLPAQETALGVTTGEAPA